The Eubacteriaceae bacterium Marseille-Q4139 genome has a window encoding:
- a CDS encoding TIGR04076 family protein, whose translation MEYQVKVTVLDKKLFPELQARYCAVPDSGKCPCYNVGDEFLFYRNDERDDYWHMGAGTLVKSGKPDEGVLMSPGTMHCGTEGVPFCAEAWDAISRYIYAALQGGAIMRGWTKDDKVMIACCNDGTRPVIFKIERIDVSES comes from the coding sequence ATGGAATATCAGGTAAAGGTTACGGTATTGGACAAAAAGTTATTTCCGGAGTTACAGGCCAGGTACTGTGCCGTCCCGGACAGCGGAAAATGTCCCTGTTACAATGTCGGCGATGAATTTCTATTTTATCGAAATGATGAGAGGGATGATTATTGGCATATGGGCGCAGGAACGCTGGTAAAGAGCGGCAAGCCGGATGAGGGAGTGCTGATGTCCCCCGGAACAATGCACTGCGGAACGGAAGGAGTTCCCTTTTGCGCGGAAGCCTGGGATGCGATCAGCAGATATATTTATGCAGCTCTTCAGGGCGGGGCGATCATGCGTGGCTGGACAAAAGATGATAAAGTCATGATTGCCTGCTGCAATGACGGTACAAGGCCTGTGATCTTTAAAATTGAGAGAATTGACGTAAGTGAATCATAA